In one Chelmon rostratus isolate fCheRos1 chromosome 7, fCheRos1.pri, whole genome shotgun sequence genomic region, the following are encoded:
- the rnf168 gene encoding E3 ubiquitin-protein ligase rnf168 → MAPVSNRGVLSLDECRCPVCLEIFMEPVTLPCTHTFCKGCFLESVDKATLCCPLCRKRVSTWARLNSRNNTLVNQQLWTQIQTSFPLQCQRRLSGQDVVAEDDPGVSVCFPRVSQPGELRQEYEDQVTKLTEEKRALDEEERRASEEYIQRLLAEEEELLQEDRRRREDDERLARLLSNQLNSAAVSQENPRSVALTPAKKKKEVGAGQIEKFLCPRLSKTSSPGCSSASSFTANKENILLSQVKLQDERPLPHLDYYGDRPEPPELHPSALSSSVEDLLHPGSHLTRDGGPSSTKRKSSELDVTEEEEETVTKRVWRSLPSSSSSSSTTTTSSSSLEVGGSVLQGIAEREMELLRRQQQEEEDRRLALLLQKELDQEEKQRATDRRKGSSDAYPLRQNYAGREPSSSDTPSRPSSKTTKTPTPSSASSVKTTKTPTPSSASSVKTTKTPTPSSSRGSKQATLTEMFSSLSR, encoded by the exons atggcaCCAGTGTCAAACAGAGGAGTGCTGTCTCTGGATGAGTGCCGTTGTCCGGTGTGTCTGGAGATATTCATGGAGCCGGTGACActgccatgcacacacaccttctgcaag GGCTGTTTCCTGGAGTCGGTGGATAAAGCCACGCTGTGCTGTCCGCTGTGCAGGAAGAGAGTTTCCACCTGGGCCCGACTGAACAGCAGGAACAACACGCTGGTCAACCAGCAGCTGTGGACGCAGATCCAGACCTCCTTCCCTCTGCAGTGTCAGCGCCGCCTCAGCGGGCAGGACGTCGTCGCAGAGGACGACCCGGGAG tctcgGTGTGTTTTCCCAGAGTCAGTCAACCAGGAGAGTTGAGGCAGGAATACGAAGACCAGGTCACCAAA CTGACGGAGGAGAAGCGAGCCCTcgacgaggaggagaggagggccaGTGAGGAGTACATCCAGAGGCTGCtggccgaggaggaggagttgctgcaggaggacaggaggaggcgCGAAGATGACGAGAGGCTCGCTAGACTGCTCAGCAACCAGCTG aACTCTGCCGCCGTCTCTCAGGAGAACCCTCGTTCTGTTGCCCTCACTCcagccaagaagaagaaggaagtcGGCGCAGGACAGATCGAGAA gttctTGTGTCCTCGTCTGTCTAAAACCAGCTCCCCAGGCTGTAGCTCCGCCTCCAGCTTTACAGCCAACAAG gAGAACATCCTCCTGTCTcaggtgaagctgcaggacGAGCGTCCCCTCCCTCACCTGGATTATTATGGTGACAGACCTGAGCCCCCAgaactccatccatctgctctgTCATCCTCTGTGGAGGATCTTCTTCACCCTGGGAGTCACCTGACCAGAGATGGAGGACCTTCATCCACCAAGAGGAAGAGCTCAGAGCTGGATGtgacggaggaagaggaggagacagtcACCAAACGAGTCTGGCGttccctgccctcctcctcctcctcttcttccaccaccaccacctcctcctcctctctggaggTGGGAGGGTCAGTCCTGCAGGGCATCGCTGAGCGGGAGATGGAACTACTgagaagacagcagcaggaggaggaggaccggAGGCTGGCGCTGCTCCTGCAGAAGGAGCTGGaccaggaggagaagcagagggcCACCGACAGACGCAAAGGATCCTCGGACGCTTACCCCCTCCGCCAGAACTACGCAGGGAGAGAGCCCAGCAGCTCTGACACCCCCAGCAGACCCTCCAGTAAGACTACAAagacccccaccccctcctctgcttcatctGTAAAGACTACAAagacccccaccccctcctctgcttcatctGTAAAGACTACAAagacccccaccccctcctccagcaGAGGCAGCAAACAGGCCACTCTGACCGAGATGTTCTCGAGCCTGAGCCGCTga
- the LOC121609259 gene encoding oocyte zinc finger protein XlCOF6-like isoform X1 → MEHIDTAATKTFCSQTELIMEVAVESAVSVLQHRLGQEGADSDERRTQLTAVLDVTTREAVRKICRVFRELYASLVKENHVLKDKVGHLESKLRSKVQRNCGANKSGTQTVYRIKPSDGPALSLDINQPAANPAALAMAILNSAKSRGRASNDPQVPLVIISQPLPGPVAGQSGPPPQVRAERSDESAANAAAAPPAAESHADLQPEVVVEMIQISIDPNESPGDGARSSACVTSHPVANDRPTSEPTASRDPPTPEREPAAVVETGIKMESVEHSIEERRQPGETALSEEEQKELEKKRRRELYKEKRFFCELCNKGFHQKHQLRKHVSCHLKPFPCSSCDKGFYKASTLQKHQLSHRLREAQENDPDKLLRCDRCDRKFRLPRQLRVHQAAHRLEETPLKCGVCDRAFTSAGALRYHEVSHAAVKPFMCDVCGKGFTRKKSLREHQTVHTGARPYPCPTCGKSFSTASNLRVHKRSHSDERPHKCRECDKAFKCKMGLLQHRVVHSGEKPFMCQTCGLSFGLKYNFQRHVRLHNGEKPFRCDQCGEGFTGTWALKTHMLVHGVEKPFMCDLCGKTFFYNCQLQKHQQLVHNNKDREKAAGAPGRRRPSGLKPFACKICLKSFSSNTTLRTHEKSHAENKEFTCATCGKSFHLRHMYLYHMRQHSGDRPYVCGVCEKGFLLMSQLKQHELLHTGVKPHKCDQCGKEFRTPQNYHRHLLVHTGEKPYECTVCRRKFRQSNQLKSHMQIHTGVKLYTCERCGRGFSDSRQLKKHSCGDELQSFESGSKRRKQKNVFPWTEGLTHQ, encoded by the exons ATGGAGCACATCGACACGGCGGCGACCAAAACTTTTTGCTCTCAGACGGAGCTGATCATGGAGGTGGCGGTGGAGTCTGCCGTCTCTGTCCTCCAACACAGACTGGGACAGGAGGGGGCAGACAGCGACGAGAGGCGG ACTCAGCTGACGGCCGTCCTGGATGTGACCACCAGAGAGGCTGTACGTAAAATCTGCAGGGTGTTCAGAGAGCTGTATGCGAGCTTAGTGAAGGAAAACCATGTTCTGAAGGACAAAGTGGGACATCTGGAGTCCAAACTGAGGTCCAAGGTCCAGAGAAACTGTGGAGCCAATAAGAGCGGGACACAGACGGTTTATAGGATCAAACCATCAG ATGGACCCGCCCTTTCGCTGGACATCAACCAACCAGCTGCCAACCCGGCTGCTCTAGCCATGGCCATCCTCAACTCTGCCAAATCCAGAGGCAGAGCCAGCAACGACCCTCAAGTCCCTCTGGTCATCATCAGCCAGCCGCTCCCGGGACCGGTCGCGGGCCAGAGCGGGCCCCCCCCGCAGGTACGGGCAGAGAGATCGGACGAAAGCGCGGCTAACGCCGCCGCCGCTCCGCCGGCCGCTGAGAGTCACGCCGACCTTCAGCCCGAGGTGGTCGTCGAAATGATCCAGATATCCATAGATCCTAATGAGTCACCGGGAGATGGAGCGCGATCCTCTGCGTGCgtgacatcacatcctgtgGCTAATGATCGGCCAACCAGTGAGCCCACAGCTAGTCGAGACCCGCCCACACCTGAAAGGGaaccagctgctgttgtt GAAACAGGGATAAAGATGGAAAGTGTTGAACACAGCATCGAGGAGCGGCGTCAGCCAGGTGAGACAG ctctgagcgAGGAAGagcagaaggagctggagaagaagaggaggagggagttgTACAAAGAGAAGAGGTTCTTCTGCGAGCTGTGTAACAAAGGTTTCCATCAGAAGCACCAGCTGAGGAAGCACGTGTCCTGCCACCTCAAACCTTTCCCCTGCAGCTCCTGCGATAAAGGTTTCTACAAGGCCAGCACGCTGCAGAAACACCAGCTGAGCCACCGGCTGAGGGAGGCTCAGGAGAACGACCCCGACAAGCTGCTGCGCTGCGACCGATGCGACAGGAAGTTCAGACTGCCGCGGCAGCTCCGGGTCCACCAGGCGGCTCACCGGTTGGAGGAAACGCCGCTGAAGTGCGGCGTCTGCGATCGCGCCTTCACCTCGGCCGGCGCGCTCAGATACCACGAGGTGTCGCACGCCGCGGTCAAGCCCTTCATGTGCGACGTCTGCGGGAAAGGCTTCACCAGGAAGAAGAGCCTCCGCGAGCACCAGACCGTCCACACCGGCGCACGGCCGTACCCCTGCCCGACCTGCGGGAAGAGCTTCTCCACCGCCAGCAACCTGCGCGTCCACAAGAGGTCGCACTCCGACGAGCGTCCGCACAAGTGCCGCGAGTGCGACAAGGCTTTCAAGTGTAAGATGGGACTGCTGCAGCACCGAGTGGTCCACTCCGGAGAGAAACCCTTCATGTGTCAGACCTGCGGGCTGAGCTTCGGCCTCAAGTACAACTTCCAGAGACACGTGCGCCTCCACAACGGAGAGAAACCGTTCAG GTGTGATCAGTGTGGAGAGGGCTTCACAGGTACGTGGGCTCTGAAGACCCACATGCTGGTTCACGGTGTGGAGAAGCCGTTCATGTGCGACCTCTGCGGAAAGACGTTTTTCTACAACTGTCAGCTGCAGAAGCACCAGCAGCTCGTCCACAACAACAAGGACCGAGAGAAGGCGGCGGGGGCGCCGGGGAGACGGCGGCCGAGCGGACTGAAACCCTTCGCCTGTAAGATCTGCCTCAAGAGCTTCAGCAGTAACACCACGCTGAGGACGCACGAGAAGAGCCACGCCGAGAACAAGGAGTTCACCTGCGCCACCTGCGGGAAGTCCTTCCACCTTCGACACATGTACCTGTACCACATGAGGCAGCACAGCGGCGACCGGCCGTACGTCTGCGGCGTCTGCGAGAAAGGTTTCCTGCTCATGTCGCAACTGAAGCAGCACGAGCTCCTGCACACCGGAGTCAAACCTCACAAGTGCGATCAGTGCGGCAAAGAGTTCAGGACGCCGCAGAACTACCACCGCCACCTGCTGGTCCACACCGGAGAGAAACCCTACGAGTGCACCGTGTGCCGCAGGAAGTTCAGGCAGTCCAACCAGCTCAAGTCTCACATGCAGATCCACACCGGGGTGAAGCTGTACACCTGCGAGCGCTGCGGCCGCGGCTTCTCCGACTCCCGGCAGCTCAAGAAACACAGCTGCGGAGACGAGCTCCAGAGCTTCGAGTCCGGCAGCAAAcgcaggaaacagaaaaacgTTTTCCCGTGGACTGAAGGCCTGACACACCAGTGA
- the LOC121609662 gene encoding transmembrane 4 L6 family member 5 produces the protein MSKKVLMLGMLPVPIYGNGRVLCVRQESSVSLFLRPTQLDCASVGSSSSSSGQMCVSRCLQCVGISLVPMAVVCMLSNTLLLLPELKIHFLLEGHVTREATWATGLWGSGFLVLLGARAFVRSSRTSGCCAVRTEMLCQGVYSCVCVLAAGTCCLFSATGLSRGPLCLHNTTSGPTWGVPLRPLPDHHAGYLYNKTLWSGVCLEPRGVVQWNVVLFSLMGAASGLQTILCGANILNSLLGLILGQGFCHNKVSPVSGHRGS, from the exons ATGTCAAAGAAAGTGCTGATGCTCGGGATGCTTCCTGTGCCCATATATGGCAATGGGCGTGTCCTCTGTGTCCGTCAGGAgtcctcagtgtctctgttcCTCAGACCGACTCAACTTGATTGTGCGTCtgttggcagcagcagcagctcttcagg acagatgtgtgtgtcaAGGTGTCTGCAGTGTGTCGGCATCTCTCTGGTTCCCATGGCCGTCGTCTGCATGCTGTCcaacacgctgctgctgcttcctgaaCTGAAGATCCACTTCCTGTTGGAAGGTCATGTGACCAGAGAGGCTACGTGGGCCACTGGTCTGTGGGGGTCCGGCTTcctg GTTCTGCTTGGAGCTCGAGCGTTTGTGCGAAGCAGCAGAACCAGcggctgctgtgctgtcaggaCCGAG ATGTTGTGTCAGGGTGTgtactcctgtgtgtgtgtgttggccgCTGGGACCTGCTGTCTGTTCAGTGCCACCGGTCTCTCTCGGGGTCCTCTCTGTCTACACAACACCACCTCCGGTCCGACCTGGGGGGTCCCGCTACGACCCCTCCCAGACCA TCACGCAGGGTATCTGTATAACAAGACTCTGTGGTCGGGGGTGTGCCTGGAGCCCAGAGGTGTGGTTCAGTGGAATGtagttctgttcagtttgatGGGGGCTGCCAGTGGGCTGCAGACCATCCTCTGTGGAGCCAACATCCTCAACTCACTGCTGGGACTGATCCTAGGACAGGGCTTCTGCCACAataag gTCAGTCCGGTTTCAGGCCATCGTGGATCCTGA
- the LOC121609259 gene encoding oocyte zinc finger protein XlCOF6-like isoform X2: protein MEHIDTAATKTFCSQTELIMEVAVESAVSVLQHRLGQEGADSDERRTQLTAVLDVTTREAVRKICRVFRELYASLVKENHVLKDKVGHLESKLRSKVQRNCGANKSGTQTVYRIKPSDGPALSLDINQPAANPAALAMAILNSAKSRGRASNDPQVPLVIISQPLPGPVAGQSGPPPQVRAERSDESAANAAAAPPAAESHADLQPEVVVEMIQISIDPNESPGDGARSSACVTSHPVANDRPTSEPTASRDPPTPEREPAAVVETGIKMESVEHSIEERRQPALSEEEQKELEKKRRRELYKEKRFFCELCNKGFHQKHQLRKHVSCHLKPFPCSSCDKGFYKASTLQKHQLSHRLREAQENDPDKLLRCDRCDRKFRLPRQLRVHQAAHRLEETPLKCGVCDRAFTSAGALRYHEVSHAAVKPFMCDVCGKGFTRKKSLREHQTVHTGARPYPCPTCGKSFSTASNLRVHKRSHSDERPHKCRECDKAFKCKMGLLQHRVVHSGEKPFMCQTCGLSFGLKYNFQRHVRLHNGEKPFRCDQCGEGFTGTWALKTHMLVHGVEKPFMCDLCGKTFFYNCQLQKHQQLVHNNKDREKAAGAPGRRRPSGLKPFACKICLKSFSSNTTLRTHEKSHAENKEFTCATCGKSFHLRHMYLYHMRQHSGDRPYVCGVCEKGFLLMSQLKQHELLHTGVKPHKCDQCGKEFRTPQNYHRHLLVHTGEKPYECTVCRRKFRQSNQLKSHMQIHTGVKLYTCERCGRGFSDSRQLKKHSCGDELQSFESGSKRRKQKNVFPWTEGLTHQ, encoded by the exons ATGGAGCACATCGACACGGCGGCGACCAAAACTTTTTGCTCTCAGACGGAGCTGATCATGGAGGTGGCGGTGGAGTCTGCCGTCTCTGTCCTCCAACACAGACTGGGACAGGAGGGGGCAGACAGCGACGAGAGGCGG ACTCAGCTGACGGCCGTCCTGGATGTGACCACCAGAGAGGCTGTACGTAAAATCTGCAGGGTGTTCAGAGAGCTGTATGCGAGCTTAGTGAAGGAAAACCATGTTCTGAAGGACAAAGTGGGACATCTGGAGTCCAAACTGAGGTCCAAGGTCCAGAGAAACTGTGGAGCCAATAAGAGCGGGACACAGACGGTTTATAGGATCAAACCATCAG ATGGACCCGCCCTTTCGCTGGACATCAACCAACCAGCTGCCAACCCGGCTGCTCTAGCCATGGCCATCCTCAACTCTGCCAAATCCAGAGGCAGAGCCAGCAACGACCCTCAAGTCCCTCTGGTCATCATCAGCCAGCCGCTCCCGGGACCGGTCGCGGGCCAGAGCGGGCCCCCCCCGCAGGTACGGGCAGAGAGATCGGACGAAAGCGCGGCTAACGCCGCCGCCGCTCCGCCGGCCGCTGAGAGTCACGCCGACCTTCAGCCCGAGGTGGTCGTCGAAATGATCCAGATATCCATAGATCCTAATGAGTCACCGGGAGATGGAGCGCGATCCTCTGCGTGCgtgacatcacatcctgtgGCTAATGATCGGCCAACCAGTGAGCCCACAGCTAGTCGAGACCCGCCCACACCTGAAAGGGaaccagctgctgttgtt GAAACAGGGATAAAGATGGAAAGTGTTGAACACAGCATCGAGGAGCGGCGTCAGCCAG ctctgagcgAGGAAGagcagaaggagctggagaagaagaggaggagggagttgTACAAAGAGAAGAGGTTCTTCTGCGAGCTGTGTAACAAAGGTTTCCATCAGAAGCACCAGCTGAGGAAGCACGTGTCCTGCCACCTCAAACCTTTCCCCTGCAGCTCCTGCGATAAAGGTTTCTACAAGGCCAGCACGCTGCAGAAACACCAGCTGAGCCACCGGCTGAGGGAGGCTCAGGAGAACGACCCCGACAAGCTGCTGCGCTGCGACCGATGCGACAGGAAGTTCAGACTGCCGCGGCAGCTCCGGGTCCACCAGGCGGCTCACCGGTTGGAGGAAACGCCGCTGAAGTGCGGCGTCTGCGATCGCGCCTTCACCTCGGCCGGCGCGCTCAGATACCACGAGGTGTCGCACGCCGCGGTCAAGCCCTTCATGTGCGACGTCTGCGGGAAAGGCTTCACCAGGAAGAAGAGCCTCCGCGAGCACCAGACCGTCCACACCGGCGCACGGCCGTACCCCTGCCCGACCTGCGGGAAGAGCTTCTCCACCGCCAGCAACCTGCGCGTCCACAAGAGGTCGCACTCCGACGAGCGTCCGCACAAGTGCCGCGAGTGCGACAAGGCTTTCAAGTGTAAGATGGGACTGCTGCAGCACCGAGTGGTCCACTCCGGAGAGAAACCCTTCATGTGTCAGACCTGCGGGCTGAGCTTCGGCCTCAAGTACAACTTCCAGAGACACGTGCGCCTCCACAACGGAGAGAAACCGTTCAG GTGTGATCAGTGTGGAGAGGGCTTCACAGGTACGTGGGCTCTGAAGACCCACATGCTGGTTCACGGTGTGGAGAAGCCGTTCATGTGCGACCTCTGCGGAAAGACGTTTTTCTACAACTGTCAGCTGCAGAAGCACCAGCAGCTCGTCCACAACAACAAGGACCGAGAGAAGGCGGCGGGGGCGCCGGGGAGACGGCGGCCGAGCGGACTGAAACCCTTCGCCTGTAAGATCTGCCTCAAGAGCTTCAGCAGTAACACCACGCTGAGGACGCACGAGAAGAGCCACGCCGAGAACAAGGAGTTCACCTGCGCCACCTGCGGGAAGTCCTTCCACCTTCGACACATGTACCTGTACCACATGAGGCAGCACAGCGGCGACCGGCCGTACGTCTGCGGCGTCTGCGAGAAAGGTTTCCTGCTCATGTCGCAACTGAAGCAGCACGAGCTCCTGCACACCGGAGTCAAACCTCACAAGTGCGATCAGTGCGGCAAAGAGTTCAGGACGCCGCAGAACTACCACCGCCACCTGCTGGTCCACACCGGAGAGAAACCCTACGAGTGCACCGTGTGCCGCAGGAAGTTCAGGCAGTCCAACCAGCTCAAGTCTCACATGCAGATCCACACCGGGGTGAAGCTGTACACCTGCGAGCGCTGCGGCCGCGGCTTCTCCGACTCCCGGCAGCTCAAGAAACACAGCTGCGGAGACGAGCTCCAGAGCTTCGAGTCCGGCAGCAAAcgcaggaaacagaaaaacgTTTTCCCGTGGACTGAAGGCCTGACACACCAGTGA